Proteins encoded together in one Pontiella desulfatans window:
- a CDS encoding LamG domain-containing protein gives MKRIIAILLLVSGAVLAGQWQRNTFPGPGHFENGHPAGAGWDHVQQGLDIAVSPFDTDRQIFLDNEWAMVMTSNGRDFLPLHHPYLGTYEAKARAVKFSRVDPETIYVLIAARPWKSLPAGYTPAGLWRSPDLGETWEHIYQLPSGSYELIENKTGKNRILEDPTPTRSNHIFLGTTTDGLQRSTDGGATWSLLAPELADRSIKHFSAATVGGTNTVIYALLNPRRMPRHIAGQNVPAYNFEYTNYSENWRLDEKLVGGNKAYDLVGTVSGWNESCADGSHAAEFNGTVANRLTASGMVYTNVQEKLTVSCWVKTTNSADQVMVSAGSNDYFEFSMVGGQVKWTVRAGDGVLHELSSLTAVGDGEWHHVVGSWNAGMMHLIVDGEEEATVDAGVDDFGHAGAGQVYVAGVASGIRNFTGSLDDIRIYDALGMTVHQSRGLYFADSRANFAISQGELWRIEIEANGAVSSTTRLHAGYSDFVDVEIDPSDPSKGWVIRRAFPARWPQGGRELQEFSDWGETLTLSTAVLGTENSDTFASVHVNPADADHVVLLCGGRMLDAVRYSLDGGATWLGTDRSVDGYCPSLMGWTPSDHDTYGLGLREDDLRSWASKNFAWVPGKSNEVIVCTKWVLGGLMKSSDFGANFATYANGGPCKAMTQIAVSPGNPDHWSIGAKEYGVVVSTNGGLMWKGISHHNNQLFDDLGDAANPLPGVSWGDSRNMSGMAYDPNNTDHMIGSYSEVGNILESYDAGVNWIDTGIKQPDTLYINCLVFWSSVNTNRVYAGRLRSDSGGSSWTDMNKYIVTMSSSNPDLIIGVDDIEVGVDAASLGMYVSVDGGANWTPLPEPPKEAVPGLSGKFWHVSGMRRTYSLPPQKLLAIDPATSAGNLRILMAGRSGIYEYSEVFNDWELNDTGLEPNLYFSALEPVPWMGFVEFDPRPGYEHVVYASKSHNHHQLDRWAEGENLNHPVPGGLLMEPFYRSVDGGITWAKLHGPTQPDAPEAVTMINSMLVDTEGRFFTACADGMYIYTHDEIERTVIEFTADEGYASGELVGQGGWTGDAGTFTVNTNGTGSVAVDANSWQKAYYTPVSGDDLKVGATFRFTETAASVAEKNLFRVEFAASDGSVISLSFKRRADGTYRLGLFEDSGGSSFKSGNTFAASDIGTTNGPGSVSDWITMELAMAKGATASNWTATATIYNRADDPLKTAPVDTYSHAFVSSSAFFSNALRPGINSTTVSDANAVDLLVESVCLQAGQSLFGTWIAGYGLTGVDAAMDANPDDDLIDNLAEYALGGNPTNANDDGILPSLGNVDGWKYVYRRRTDDDTLVYWVETTTNLVSNGWKTNGVVEVGAGAVDDAFESVTNRVDTDESMHEFIRLQIQGE, from the coding sequence ATGAAACGAATCATAGCCATTCTGTTGCTTGTATCCGGAGCGGTGCTGGCAGGCCAGTGGCAGCGCAACACGTTCCCGGGGCCGGGGCATTTTGAAAACGGCCATCCGGCGGGAGCGGGCTGGGATCATGTCCAGCAGGGGCTTGATATTGCCGTGTCTCCATTTGATACCGACCGCCAGATTTTTCTCGATAACGAGTGGGCGATGGTGATGACCTCGAACGGTCGCGACTTCCTGCCGCTACACCATCCCTATCTCGGCACGTATGAGGCCAAGGCACGGGCGGTTAAGTTTTCGCGGGTTGACCCGGAGACCATCTATGTGCTGATTGCGGCGCGTCCATGGAAAAGTCTGCCCGCCGGCTACACGCCTGCCGGGCTGTGGCGTTCGCCGGATCTGGGCGAGACCTGGGAACACATTTATCAGCTGCCGTCCGGCTCCTACGAGTTGATCGAAAACAAGACCGGAAAAAACCGCATTCTGGAAGATCCAACGCCCACTCGTTCCAACCACATTTTTCTGGGAACCACCACGGATGGACTACAGCGGTCGACCGACGGAGGGGCAACGTGGTCGCTGTTGGCGCCTGAGCTGGCGGATCGGTCGATTAAGCATTTCTCGGCTGCGACGGTGGGCGGTACGAACACGGTCATCTATGCTTTGCTGAATCCGCGCCGTATGCCGCGCCACATTGCCGGCCAGAATGTGCCCGCCTATAATTTTGAATACACCAATTATTCCGAAAACTGGAGACTGGATGAGAAGCTGGTCGGCGGCAATAAAGCCTATGATTTAGTCGGTACCGTTTCCGGCTGGAATGAATCGTGTGCCGATGGATCCCACGCGGCGGAGTTTAACGGAACCGTTGCCAATCGTTTGACGGCCTCCGGAATGGTCTACACCAACGTTCAGGAAAAATTGACGGTTTCCTGTTGGGTCAAAACCACCAACAGTGCTGATCAGGTCATGGTGTCTGCCGGTTCGAATGACTATTTTGAATTCTCCATGGTTGGCGGGCAGGTTAAATGGACGGTTCGTGCAGGCGATGGTGTACTTCACGAGCTTTCATCCTTAACGGCGGTCGGGGACGGCGAGTGGCACCATGTGGTCGGTTCCTGGAATGCCGGAATGATGCACCTTATTGTCGATGGCGAGGAAGAGGCCACGGTTGATGCCGGTGTGGATGATTTCGGGCATGCCGGTGCAGGTCAGGTTTATGTGGCCGGAGTGGCATCGGGGATCAGAAATTTTACGGGCTCGTTGGATGATATCCGAATCTACGACGCGCTGGGCATGACGGTGCACCAGTCGCGCGGTCTATATTTTGCGGACAGTAGAGCCAATTTTGCGATTTCGCAGGGGGAGCTGTGGCGGATAGAGATTGAAGCAAATGGCGCGGTCAGCTCAACCACCCGGTTGCATGCGGGGTATTCCGACTTTGTGGATGTGGAAATCGATCCGTCTGATCCATCGAAGGGCTGGGTGATCCGCCGGGCCTTTCCGGCACGCTGGCCGCAGGGCGGACGCGAGTTGCAGGAGTTTTCCGATTGGGGCGAAACCCTGACCTTATCTACGGCCGTGCTGGGTACGGAAAATAGCGATACCTTTGCCAGCGTGCATGTCAATCCGGCGGATGCAGATCATGTGGTGCTGCTCTGCGGAGGAAGGATGCTGGATGCGGTGCGCTATTCGCTGGATGGCGGCGCGACGTGGCTGGGTACCGACCGCTCGGTCGATGGCTATTGTCCATCGCTGATGGGGTGGACGCCCTCGGATCATGATACCTACGGGCTCGGCCTCCGCGAGGATGATCTTCGATCATGGGCCTCGAAAAACTTTGCGTGGGTGCCGGGAAAATCCAATGAGGTGATTGTGTGCACCAAGTGGGTCCTCGGCGGCCTGATGAAGAGTTCGGACTTCGGTGCGAATTTTGCCACCTATGCCAACGGGGGGCCCTGCAAGGCGATGACGCAGATTGCCGTTTCGCCAGGCAATCCGGATCACTGGAGCATTGGTGCCAAGGAATACGGTGTGGTGGTTTCTACAAACGGCGGTTTGATGTGGAAGGGCATCTCGCATCATAACAACCAGCTTTTTGATGACCTGGGCGATGCTGCCAATCCGCTGCCCGGAGTCTCGTGGGGCGACTCGCGCAACATGAGCGGCATGGCTTACGATCCCAACAACACCGACCACATGATCGGCTCCTACTCGGAAGTCGGCAACATCCTTGAATCGTACGATGCAGGGGTTAACTGGATTGATACCGGTATCAAGCAACCCGATACGCTGTATATCAACTGTCTGGTTTTCTGGTCGTCGGTGAACACCAACCGTGTTTATGCCGGGCGGCTGCGGAGCGACAGCGGCGGAAGCAGCTGGACGGACATGAACAAATACATCGTCACGATGTCATCCTCAAATCCCGACCTGATCATCGGCGTTGACGACATTGAGGTGGGCGTGGATGCGGCCAGCCTAGGCATGTATGTGTCGGTCGACGGCGGAGCAAACTGGACGCCTCTTCCCGAGCCGCCGAAAGAGGCCGTGCCGGGGCTTTCGGGAAAATTCTGGCATGTGTCCGGCATGAGAAGAACGTACAGCCTACCCCCGCAAAAACTGCTGGCCATCGATCCGGCGACCAGCGCGGGCAACCTGCGCATCCTGATGGCCGGCCGCAGCGGCATCTATGAATACTCCGAAGTTTTCAATGATTGGGAACTCAACGACACCGGCCTGGAACCGAACCTCTATTTCAGCGCGCTTGAGCCGGTGCCGTGGATGGGGTTTGTGGAGTTCGATCCGCGCCCCGGATATGAACATGTTGTTTATGCGTCTAAGAGCCACAACCACCATCAGCTCGACCGATGGGCTGAAGGCGAGAACCTCAACCATCCGGTTCCCGGCGGGCTGCTGATGGAGCCGTTCTACCGTTCGGTGGACGGCGGCATCACCTGGGCCAAACTGCACGGCCCAACGCAGCCGGACGCGCCGGAGGCCGTCACGATGATCAATTCGATGCTGGTGGACACCGAAGGCCGTTTCTTCACGGCCTGCGCCGACGGCATGTATATCTACACCCACGATGAAATCGAGCGCACAGTCATTGAGTTTACGGCGGATGAAGGGTATGCCTCCGGCGAGCTGGTCGGGCAGGGCGGTTGGACGGGCGATGCCGGCACCTTTACCGTGAATACAAATGGAACAGGGTCGGTCGCTGTGGATGCCAATAGTTGGCAGAAGGCATACTACACACCTGTTTCGGGTGATGACCTCAAGGTGGGTGCGACCTTCCGGTTTACTGAGACGGCTGCGTCGGTGGCCGAAAAGAACCTGTTCCGCGTTGAGTTCGCCGCATCGGACGGCTCGGTCATATCGCTCAGCTTCAAACGTCGGGCGGATGGCACCTACCGGCTCGGGCTGTTTGAGGATTCCGGCGGGAGTTCGTTCAAGAGCGGAAACACGTTTGCCGCTTCAGACATTGGTACCACCAACGGGCCGGGCTCGGTTTCGGACTGGATTACGATGGAGCTGGCTATGGCTAAAGGCGCAACTGCATCCAACTGGACGGCCACAGCCACTATCTATAACCGGGCAGATGATCCGCTGAAGACCGCCCCGGTGGATACCTATTCACATGCGTTTGTGTCGTCTTCCGCCTTTTTCAGCAATGCGCTTCGCCCCGGCATCAATTCAACGACTGTTTCGGATGCAAACGCCGTGGATCTGCTTGTGGAATCCGTTTGCCTTCAGGCCGGCCAGTCCTTGTTCGGCACATGGATTGCCGGATATGGACTGACTGGCGTGGATGCTGCGATGGATGCGAATCCGGATGATGATTTAATCGATAACCTGGCGGAATACGCGCTCGGCGGGAATCCGACCAACGCGAATGATGATGGGATTCTTCCAAGCCTTGGAAATGTCGATGGCTGGAAATATGTCTACCGCCGCCGCACGGATGACGACACGCTGGTGTATTGGGTCGAAACGACTACCAACCTGGTTTCCAATGGTTGGAAAACCAATGGCGTTGTTGAGGTGGGTGCGGGTGCGGTTGATGACGCGTTCGAGTCGGTTACCAACCGGGTCGATACTGACGAAAGCATGCATGAATTTATACGATTACAGATACAGGGAGAATGA